From a region of the Paenibacillus sp. FSL R10-2734 genome:
- a CDS encoding MBL fold metallo-hydrolase yields the protein MHIADGIEMLEITAQVMGGSDTIYPTLLWDQHSAVLVDTGFPGILPKFKEALKEANVPWERLRNVIITHQDLDHIGSLPALLSEENLDLTVLAHEIEKPYIEGELMLLKHTPEALAAAEAMIPPHVPEEWRRAFLSVLSHPPKGRVDEILKDGEQLPLAGGITIIHTPGHSPGHLSLYHHNSRTLIAADALTVKDGELHGPAPSATPDMKQALSSLSKFSEYEIDTVICYHGGIYRGEANKRIAEIAEAKV from the coding sequence ATGCATATTGCAGATGGAATAGAAATGTTAGAGATTACAGCACAGGTTATGGGCGGAAGTGACACCATTTACCCCACGCTGCTCTGGGATCAGCATTCCGCTGTACTCGTCGACACTGGATTTCCGGGTATACTCCCAAAATTCAAAGAGGCTCTTAAAGAAGCGAACGTACCCTGGGAACGACTACGTAACGTAATCATCACACATCAAGATTTAGATCATATCGGTAGCTTGCCTGCCCTACTCTCAGAAGAAAATCTAGACCTAACTGTTCTGGCTCATGAAATCGAGAAGCCATACATTGAAGGAGAGTTAATGCTCCTTAAACACACTCCCGAAGCTTTAGCTGCTGCTGAAGCCATGATTCCACCTCATGTTCCAGAGGAATGGCGACGCGCTTTTCTGTCTGTGTTGTCCCATCCCCCAAAGGGAAGAGTAGATGAAATCCTTAAAGACGGAGAACAACTACCTCTTGCCGGTGGAATTACGATTATCCATACACCAGGTCATAGCCCGGGGCATCTGAGTCTATACCATCATAATAGCCGGACGTTAATTGCTGCGGATGCTCTAACGGTTAAAGACGGCGAGTTGCATGGACCCGCTCCTTCAGCAACGCCTGACATGAAGCAAGCTTTATCCTCTCTAAGCAAGTTTTCCGAGTATGAGATTGATACGGTCATTTGCTATCATGGCGGTATCTATCGCGGAGAAGCAAACAAACGAATTGCTGAAATTGCTGAAGCAAAGGTATGA
- a CDS encoding Na+/H+ antiporter, with protein METFLVVLVLLGLIAISNIINRFIPFVPIPLIQIGLGVMVVLIPLGIHMTLEPELFFVLFIAPLLFNDGKRTPRNELWNLRGPILMLALGLVFATVLIAGYSINWMIPTIPLAAAFALAAILSPTDAVAVSAIAGRVHLPKSIHRILEGESLMNDASGLVAFNFAIAAAVTGVFSLPKASFSFVVIAVGGLLVGALLAFLLIRFSVFIRRLGMEDITVHVLLQILTPFIIYLISEELGVSGILAVVAGGIIHAVEKDRAVSPQYKLQLVSASTWSVLLYILNGLVFLILGLSIPDVIEVIYRDTAVDNLMVVGYVLAITVLLFVLRFVWVYVFSLVGSRLRKIEKTPVKSLLILTISGVRGAVTLAGAFSIPFVLGDGSPFPERDLIIFIAAGVILMSLLIASVFLPILAGKEEPIAESGDTGAEQAAKSKVIAAGITMLQSMMTEESKESALPALSEFRERVYSLNYENQEKNPALENFRRLGVEARIVGLHAERKELNRLLENNKIPASVAQKLEEFLGHSEFCLARSLNSQIRISITEIRRLFAGMLSGQSEGEASQQMLEQAECARGAKIAMSHAAIAAIDASKNENNRRAAEKVACSYEQLISRLEQGQGWTKDGLVDNQKLEMKLKAIQEQRDKVQQMYQDGTINRKLASKLRKFVDHLETSIWED; from the coding sequence TTGGAGACTTTTCTAGTTGTTCTCGTCCTACTAGGGCTTATCGCAATATCCAATATCATAAACCGATTCATTCCCTTTGTGCCGATACCGTTAATTCAAATTGGTTTGGGTGTAATGGTTGTGCTAATACCGTTGGGAATACATATGACATTGGAACCAGAGCTGTTCTTTGTGTTATTCATTGCTCCGCTTTTGTTTAATGATGGGAAACGAACGCCAAGAAATGAATTATGGAACTTACGGGGTCCAATATTAATGCTAGCACTGGGATTGGTGTTCGCCACAGTACTTATTGCTGGTTATTCGATTAACTGGATGATCCCGACGATTCCGCTAGCAGCTGCATTTGCTCTGGCGGCGATCTTATCCCCGACAGATGCTGTCGCGGTTAGTGCAATCGCTGGAAGGGTCCATCTTCCTAAGAGTATTCATCGCATTCTAGAGGGTGAATCATTAATGAATGATGCCTCCGGTCTCGTTGCTTTTAACTTTGCTATTGCTGCAGCAGTTACAGGCGTATTCTCTTTGCCCAAAGCCTCCTTTAGCTTTGTGGTTATAGCTGTAGGCGGGTTGCTTGTTGGGGCATTATTGGCCTTTCTTCTGATACGATTCAGCGTATTTATTCGCAGACTGGGGATGGAGGATATAACGGTGCATGTGCTGCTGCAAATCCTAACCCCTTTTATTATCTATCTGATCAGTGAAGAGCTAGGAGTATCAGGTATTTTGGCAGTGGTTGCAGGGGGGATTATTCATGCGGTTGAGAAGGACCGTGCAGTATCTCCACAGTATAAGCTGCAGCTGGTATCTGCTAGTACATGGTCTGTTCTGCTCTATATATTGAACGGCCTGGTTTTTCTTATTCTCGGCTTATCTATTCCAGACGTTATAGAAGTGATCTACCGTGATACGGCTGTGGATAATCTTATGGTCGTTGGTTATGTATTAGCCATTACCGTGCTGCTGTTTGTACTACGGTTTGTATGGGTGTATGTGTTCTCTTTAGTGGGATCTCGTCTGCGAAAAATCGAAAAAACGCCTGTTAAGTCACTATTAATCCTTACCATTTCAGGAGTGCGTGGAGCGGTTACTTTAGCAGGTGCTTTCTCAATTCCCTTTGTTCTAGGGGATGGTTCGCCATTTCCTGAGCGTGACTTAATCATCTTTATCGCCGCAGGTGTTATTCTTATGTCGCTGCTAATCGCTAGTGTCTTTTTGCCAATTCTAGCAGGTAAAGAAGAGCCAATCGCCGAATCAGGTGATACAGGAGCCGAGCAGGCGGCCAAGTCTAAAGTTATTGCTGCGGGTATAACCATGCTGCAAAGTATGATGACAGAAGAGAGCAAGGAATCCGCACTGCCTGCTTTGAGTGAATTTAGAGAAAGAGTTTATAGTCTAAACTACGAAAACCAAGAGAAGAATCCAGCACTGGAGAACTTCCGCCGACTTGGTGTTGAAGCAAGGATTGTGGGCCTACATGCCGAACGTAAAGAGCTGAACCGATTGCTGGAGAATAATAAGATTCCCGCCTCCGTAGCTCAGAAGCTGGAAGAATTCTTGGGTCATAGTGAATTCTGTCTAGCCAGAAGTCTGAATTCACAGATCAGAATATCGATTACGGAGATTAGGCGGCTATTTGCAGGGATGCTCTCAGGACAGAGTGAAGGGGAAGCTAGCCAACAAATGCTTGAGCAGGCTGAGTGTGCTAGAGGAGCCAAAATTGCCATGTCCCATGCAGCTATAGCTGCTATTGATGCGAGTAAGAACGAGAATAACCGAAGAGCAGCCGAGAAGGTTGCGTGCAGTTATGAGCAGCTGATCTCACGCCTTGAGCAGGGACAAGGCTGGACAAAGGATGGTCTTGTTGATAATCAAAAGCTTGAAATGAAGCTGAAAGCCATTCAAGAGCAGCGGGATAAGGTGCAGCAGATGTACCAGGATGGAACGATTAACCGCAAGCTAGCCAGTAAATTACGTAAGTTCGTAGACCATTTAGAAACATCTATTTGGGAGGATTAG